Proteins encoded by one window of Nomascus leucogenys isolate Asia chromosome 19, Asia_NLE_v1, whole genome shotgun sequence:
- the FOSL2 gene encoding fos-related antigen 2 yields MYQDYPGNFDTSSRGSSGSPAHAESYSSGGGGGQQKFRVDMPGSGSAFIPTINAITTSQDLQWMVQPTVITSMSNPYPRSHPYSPLPGLASVPGHMALPRPGVIKTIGTTVGRRRRDEQLSPEEEEKRRIRRERNKLAAAKCRNRRRELTEKLQAETEELEEEKSGLQKEIAELQKEKEKLEFMLVAHGPVCKISPDERRSPPAPGLQPMRSGGGAVGAVVVKQEPLEEDSPSSSSAGLDKAQRSVIKPISIAGGFYGEEPLHTPIVVTSTPAVTPGTSNLVFTYPSVLEQESPASPSESCSKAHRRSSSSGDQSSDSLNSPTLLAL; encoded by the exons ATGTACCAGGATTATCCCGGGAACTTTGACACCTCGTCCCGGGGCAGCAGCGGCTCTCCTGCGCACGCCGAGTCCTACtccagcggcggcggcggcggccagcAG aAATTCCGTGTAGATATGCCTGGCTCAGGCAGTGCCTTCATCCCCACCATCAACGCCATCACAACCAGCCAGGACCTGCAGTGGATGGTGCAGCCCACAGTGATCACCTCCATGTCCAACCCGTACCCTCGCTCACACCCCTACAGCCCCCTGCCGGGCCTGGCCTCTGTCCCTGGACACATGGCCCTCCCAAGACCCGGCGTGATCAAGACCATTGGCACCACCGTGGGCCGCAGGAGGAGAGATGAGCAG CTGTCTCCTGAAGAGGAGGAGAAGCGTCGCATCCGGCGGGAGAGGAACAAGCTGGCTGCAGCCAAGTGCCGGAACCGACGCCGGGAGCTGACAGAGAAGCTGCAGGCG gagacagaggagctggaggaggagaagtCAGGCCTGCAGAAGGAGATCGCTGAGctgcagaaggagaaggagaagctggAGTTCATGTTGGTGGCTCACGGCCCAGTGTGCAAGATTAGCCCCGATGAGCGCCGATcgcccccagcccctgggctACAGCCCATGCGCAGCGGGGGTGGCGCGGTGGGCGCTGTAGTGGTGAAACAGGAGCCCCTGGAAGAGGACAGCCCCTCGTCCTCATCGGCGGGGCTGGACAAGGCCCAGCGCTCTGTCATCAAGCCCATCAGCATTGCTGGGGGCTTCTACGGCGAGGAGCCCCTGCACACCCCCATCGTGGTGACCTCCACACCTGCTGTCACTCCGGGCACCTCGAACCTCGTCTTCACCTATCCTAGCGTCCTGGAGCAGGAATCACCTGCATCTCCCTCTGAGTCCTGCTCCAAGGCTCACCGCAGAAGCAGTAGCAGCGGGGACCAGTCATCAGACTCCTTGAACTCCCCCACTCTGCTGGCTCTGTAA